One genomic segment of Actinoplanes ianthinogenes includes these proteins:
- a CDS encoding chemotaxis protein CheW, whose amino-acid sequence MASRQFATFEVDGQLFGVEVHTVQEVLSYNEYTPVPLAPPAVGGLFNLRGQVIAAVDLRVQLGLARQALQGPVMNVILRGDGEPVSLLVDKIGEVVDLDDETFEPPPDTLSGPTRELVVGTFKLDGRLMLALDVNQAVDTYRATN is encoded by the coding sequence ATGGCTAGTCGCCAGTTCGCCACCTTCGAGGTGGACGGCCAGCTCTTCGGGGTGGAGGTGCATACGGTGCAGGAGGTGCTCTCGTACAACGAGTACACCCCGGTGCCGCTCGCGCCGCCGGCCGTCGGTGGCCTGTTCAACCTGCGTGGCCAGGTGATCGCGGCGGTCGACCTGCGGGTCCAGCTCGGGCTGGCCCGGCAGGCCCTGCAGGGGCCGGTGATGAACGTGATCCTGCGCGGCGACGGCGAGCCGGTGAGCCTGCTGGTGGACAAGATCGGTGAGGTGGTCGATCTGGACGACGAGACCTTCGAGCCGCCGCCGGACACCCTCAGCGGGCCGACCCGGGAACTGGTGGTCGGCACGTTCAAGCTGGACGGGCGCCTGATGCTGGCGCTCGACGTCAATCAGGCGGTCGACACGTACCGCGCCACGAACTGA
- a CDS encoding response regulator transcription factor yields the protein MSRLLVVEDDPDIALALRLLFSRAGYEVAHAADGRSGLKEAYAEHPDLVVLDVGLPEMDGWQVLERLRDVSDVPVLVLTAHGQEAEKVRGLRGGADDYLTKPFANNELLARVEALLRRSSSGQNSWASQIYDDGLVHLDPTKRRVYVKGEEKRLTPTEFRLLNALVRHAGAVLSPNQLLTQAWDDPTGIGQERVKFAVLRLRRKLGWSDPDESPIESVRGFGYRYRRPGGEA from the coding sequence ATGAGTCGCCTACTCGTGGTCGAGGACGACCCGGACATCGCACTCGCTCTGCGGCTGCTGTTCAGCCGGGCCGGGTACGAGGTCGCGCATGCCGCGGACGGCCGTTCCGGCCTCAAGGAGGCGTACGCCGAGCATCCCGACCTGGTGGTGCTGGACGTCGGCTTGCCGGAGATGGACGGCTGGCAGGTGCTGGAACGCCTGCGGGACGTCTCCGACGTGCCGGTGCTGGTGCTCACCGCGCACGGGCAGGAGGCGGAGAAGGTCCGCGGCCTGCGCGGCGGCGCCGACGACTACCTGACCAAGCCGTTCGCCAACAACGAGCTGCTGGCCCGGGTGGAGGCGCTGCTGCGCCGCTCGTCCAGCGGGCAGAACAGCTGGGCCAGCCAGATCTACGACGACGGTCTGGTGCACCTGGACCCGACCAAGCGTCGCGTATATGTCAAGGGCGAGGAGAAGCGGCTCACGCCGACCGAATTCCGCCTGCTCAACGCGCTGGTGCGGCATGCCGGCGCGGTGCTCTCGCCGAACCAGCTGCTGACCCAGGCCTGGGACGACCCGACCGGCATCGGCCAGGAACGGGTGAAGTTCGCGGTGCTGCGGCTGCGGCGCAAGCTCGGCTGGTCCGATCCCGACGAGTCCCCGATCGAGTCGGTTCGCGGGTTCGGCTATCGCTACCGCCGGCCGGGCGGAGAGGCCTGA
- a CDS encoding protein-glutamate methylesterase/protein-glutamine glutaminase: MISVLVVDDSVVVRRLIVDALGEAPGIQVVGTAANGLLAQAKIDQLKPDVVTMDIEMPQMDGIEAVRELRKRHTQLPVIMFSTLSAAGATATLEALSAGATDYVTKPSNVGSVKESIAAVREQLVPKIQALGGRRRPPPAAPPRGPAPAAGPGRPGAGPVPGRPGLPPPGAARPTGPAPAGPPPRRGPQGRIDILAIGSSTGGPDALTKVLLGLPADLPVPVVITQHMPPVFTKMFAERLDRSTPLKVVEAGDGMELTAGTVYIAPGDRHLVFTRRGTSTLTQLSNAPQENSCRPAVDVMFRSVAALYGNTAFATVLTGMGQDGRGGAKVLRDAGCEVLAQDEASSVVWGMPGAVVGAGLADEVLPLDRIAGALLNRVRVGRSAAVAR; this comes from the coding sequence ATGATCTCGGTTCTCGTCGTCGACGATTCCGTGGTGGTCCGTCGGCTGATCGTCGACGCTCTCGGGGAGGCGCCGGGCATCCAGGTGGTCGGCACCGCGGCGAACGGTCTGCTGGCGCAGGCCAAGATCGACCAGCTCAAGCCCGACGTCGTCACCATGGACATCGAGATGCCGCAGATGGATGGCATCGAAGCCGTACGTGAACTGCGAAAACGGCACACGCAGCTGCCGGTGATCATGTTCAGCACGCTGTCCGCGGCGGGTGCCACCGCGACCCTGGAGGCGCTCTCCGCGGGCGCCACCGACTACGTCACCAAGCCGAGCAACGTCGGCTCGGTGAAGGAGTCCATCGCGGCGGTGCGGGAGCAGCTCGTACCGAAGATCCAGGCGCTCGGCGGACGTCGCCGCCCGCCGCCCGCCGCGCCGCCCCGCGGTCCCGCCCCGGCGGCCGGACCCGGACGCCCCGGCGCCGGCCCGGTTCCCGGACGGCCCGGACTGCCGCCGCCCGGCGCGGCCCGCCCCACCGGACCGGCCCCGGCCGGCCCCCCGCCCCGTCGCGGTCCGCAGGGCCGGATCGACATCCTGGCGATCGGCTCCTCCACCGGCGGCCCGGACGCGCTCACCAAGGTGCTGCTCGGCCTCCCCGCCGACCTGCCGGTGCCGGTGGTGATCACCCAGCACATGCCGCCGGTCTTCACCAAGATGTTCGCCGAGCGGCTGGACCGCAGCACCCCGCTGAAGGTGGTGGAGGCCGGCGACGGGATGGAGCTCACGGCCGGCACGGTCTACATCGCCCCGGGCGACCGGCACCTGGTCTTCACCCGCCGGGGCACCTCGACGCTGACGCAGCTCAGCAACGCGCCGCAAGAGAACTCCTGCCGCCCCGCCGTGGACGTGATGTTCCGGTCGGTGGCGGCGCTGTACGGCAACACCGCCTTCGCGACGGTGCTCACTGGAATGGGACAAGACGGACGGGGTGGTGCGAAAGTGCTACGCGACGCGGGCTGCGAGGTCCTGGCGCAGGACGAGGCGAGCTCGGTGGTCTGGGGCATGCCCGGCGCCGTGGTCGGCGCCGGGCTGGCGGACGAGGTGCTGCCGCTGGACCGGATCGCCGGTGCGCTGCTGAACCGGGTTCGGGTGGGCCGGTCCGCGGCGGTGGCCCGATGA
- a CDS encoding maleylpyruvate isomerase family mycothiol-dependent enzyme gives MNRLHATKDFWLAALRADGPALWDAVAETGPGVPVPAIPDWTTADLAHHVTGTLRWVRATVTRGVTAFPDVAPGGDPPPDWDEALDQLRRELTGTIETLEALDPDFPAWNWAPQPKRAVFWDRRIAHEISVHRWDAEAAAGRPTPIETKLATDGVAEILDTWLPAGKRQGPTDLHGVVHLVGTDAETEWFVRLRGAGIALLDTGTILDTDDHHARAKATGTASDLQLALMGRKRADQLAISGDPRLVQALRTG, from the coding sequence ATGAACAGGTTGCACGCGACGAAGGACTTCTGGCTGGCGGCGCTGCGTGCCGACGGCCCGGCCCTGTGGGATGCCGTCGCCGAGACCGGCCCCGGTGTTCCGGTGCCCGCCATCCCGGACTGGACCACCGCCGACCTGGCCCACCACGTCACCGGCACGCTGCGCTGGGTGCGCGCCACGGTCACCCGCGGGGTGACCGCCTTCCCCGACGTGGCGCCCGGCGGCGACCCGCCGCCGGACTGGGACGAGGCGCTCGACCAGTTGCGCCGGGAGCTGACCGGCACGATCGAGACGCTGGAGGCGCTCGATCCGGACTTCCCGGCGTGGAACTGGGCGCCGCAGCCGAAACGGGCCGTGTTCTGGGACCGGCGGATCGCGCACGAGATCTCGGTGCACCGCTGGGACGCCGAGGCCGCGGCCGGCCGGCCCACCCCGATCGAGACCAAGCTCGCCACCGACGGGGTGGCCGAGATCCTGGACACCTGGCTCCCGGCCGGCAAGCGGCAGGGGCCGACCGACCTGCACGGCGTGGTGCACCTGGTCGGGACGGACGCCGAGACCGAGTGGTTCGTCCGGCTGCGCGGCGCCGGGATCGCGCTGCTGGACACCGGCACGATCCTGGACACCGACGATCACCACGCCCGGGCGAAAGCCACCGGCACCGCCAGCGACCTGCAACTTGCCCTGATGGGCCGGAAACGTGCCGATCAATTGGCGATCAGCGGCGATCCGCGCCTCGTCCAAGCCCTGCGAACCGGTTGA
- a CDS encoding GH1 family beta-glucosidase encodes MTATVTSTSAQPARAGITFPDGFVWGAATASYQIEGAAREDGRGPSIWDTFSRTPGKVYAGHTGDVACDHYHRYVDDVALMADLGLASYRFSVAWPRVRPDGTGPVNLKGLDFYDRLTDELLGKGIDPVVTLYHWDLPQTLEDRGGWANRETAEAFGEYAEIVYRKLGDRVGTWTTLNEPWCSAYLGYGSGIHAPGVQDPAKALAAVHHLNLGHGLAAQALRAAGAQRVSITLNPCEVYPVDPENPADRDAARLIDGLANRIFFDPLLRGEYPADVLEHIARLTDLSYLKDGDLAIINQPLDVLGINFYNPAYVSAKPGAPGDKSYPGSEGIAFRPPVGPVTDMNWPIEPAALTRLLTRIHRDYPGTALMITENGAAFPDGPGPTGEVADVRRIDYVDGHLRACHDALAAGVDLRGYFLWSLMDNFEWAEGYAKRFGIVHVDYTTQQRVLKDSAKWYREVIRRNGLE; translated from the coding sequence ATGACGGCAACCGTCACGTCCACGTCGGCACAGCCGGCGCGTGCGGGGATCACCTTCCCCGACGGCTTCGTCTGGGGCGCGGCCACGGCCTCGTACCAGATCGAGGGTGCGGCGCGGGAGGACGGTCGCGGCCCGTCCATCTGGGACACCTTCAGCCGTACGCCAGGAAAGGTGTACGCCGGCCACACCGGCGACGTCGCCTGCGACCACTACCACCGGTACGTCGACGACGTGGCCCTGATGGCCGACCTCGGCCTGGCGTCGTACCGATTCTCGGTCGCCTGGCCGCGCGTCCGCCCGGACGGCACCGGCCCGGTCAACCTCAAGGGCCTCGACTTCTACGACCGGCTGACCGACGAACTGCTCGGCAAGGGCATCGACCCGGTCGTCACGCTGTACCACTGGGACCTTCCACAGACGCTGGAGGACCGCGGCGGCTGGGCCAACCGGGAGACCGCCGAGGCGTTCGGCGAGTACGCCGAGATCGTCTACCGCAAGCTCGGCGACCGGGTGGGCACCTGGACCACGCTGAACGAGCCCTGGTGCTCGGCGTACCTCGGTTACGGCTCCGGCATCCACGCCCCCGGCGTGCAGGACCCAGCCAAGGCGCTGGCCGCCGTGCACCACCTGAACCTCGGCCACGGCCTGGCGGCGCAGGCGCTGCGGGCGGCCGGCGCGCAGCGGGTCAGCATCACGCTGAACCCGTGCGAGGTCTACCCGGTGGACCCGGAGAACCCGGCCGACCGGGACGCGGCGCGCCTGATCGACGGGCTGGCCAACCGGATCTTCTTCGACCCGCTGCTGCGCGGCGAGTACCCGGCCGACGTCCTGGAGCACATCGCCCGGCTGACCGACCTGTCCTACCTCAAGGACGGCGACCTGGCGATCATCAACCAGCCGCTCGACGTGCTGGGCATCAACTTCTACAACCCGGCGTACGTCTCGGCGAAACCCGGTGCGCCCGGCGACAAGTCGTACCCGGGCAGCGAGGGCATCGCCTTCCGCCCGCCGGTCGGCCCGGTCACCGACATGAACTGGCCGATCGAGCCGGCCGCGCTCACCCGCCTGCTCACCCGGATCCACCGGGACTACCCGGGCACCGCGCTGATGATCACCGAGAACGGCGCGGCGTTCCCGGACGGCCCGGGCCCGACCGGCGAGGTCGCCGACGTCCGCCGGATCGACTACGTGGACGGCCACCTGCGCGCCTGCCACGACGCTCTGGCCGCCGGAGTGGATCTGCGGGGATACTTCCTCTGGTCCCTGATGGACAACTTCGAATGGGCCGAGGGATACGCGAAACGTTTCGGTATCGTGCACGTCGACTACACGACGCAGCAGCGTGTGCTCAAGGACAGCGCGAAGTGGTACCGCGAGGTGATCCGGCGCAACGGCCTGGAGTGA
- a CDS encoding chemotaxis protein CheA — translation MEDLGEIVGEFLMESHENLDQIDRDLVSLEQEPGSRDLISRIFRAIHTIKGTSGFLAFSRLEKLAHAGESLLSRLRDGVQPVTPETITVLLLCIDGVRSLLSSIEEKGTEDEVDIDSMIVRIKAQMDAPTDGAPAAAPAAAPAAAAPEAETPVSVETEAPAAPRPAPEPVAEQRQPLGQILVEAGAAQPGDVTSALQQQIEGDERKLGTILLEEGKTQPAAVSEALQSQAPKRSIADSAIRVDVDLLDTLMNMVGELVLARNQLVRGVMEIGDSGLVRSAQRLGMITSELQEGIMKTRMQPIEHIWSKLPRVIRDLSNSLGKQVQLVMEGKETELDRSLLEAVKDPLTHLVRNAVDHGIEDPERRIAAGKNPEGTLTLRAYHEGGHVAVEVADDGAGLNVERIAQKAVENGLLRPEQVPNMDKRDIMAMVFQPGFSTAAKVTNVSGRGVGMDVVKTNIENIGGAVSVDSTPGEGTVWRLTIPLTLAIIQALTVDCGDQRYVVPQVAVLELVFVDGQTTKVEYASGAPVYRLRGKLLPLVRLDRALGLEVGGDQGVYIMVLQADGRRFGLVVDRVLNTEEVVVKALNTRFKDIGLYAGATILGDGKVGLILDVSSLARRSHLAVDSERENVAEKRGAGTGNTERLLVTAVGERRVAIPLDTVTRLEEFPRDRIEHAGSREVVQYRGQILPLVRLSHLLGAYGEELEGDTVSVVVYSEGGRSVALVVDRIVDIAENSTTARRDAEEDGLVGTAVIQQRVTELLDVRRAILAADPNFYSDASDEMLVEA, via the coding sequence GTGGAAGACCTTGGCGAGATCGTCGGCGAATTCCTCATGGAGTCGCACGAGAACCTGGACCAGATCGACCGGGACCTTGTGAGCCTCGAGCAGGAACCGGGTTCGCGTGACCTGATCTCGCGCATCTTCCGGGCGATCCACACGATCAAGGGCACCAGCGGGTTCCTGGCCTTCTCCCGGCTGGAGAAGCTGGCCCACGCCGGTGAGTCGCTGCTGTCCCGGCTCCGGGACGGCGTCCAGCCGGTCACCCCGGAGACCATCACCGTCCTGCTGCTCTGCATCGACGGGGTCCGGTCGCTGCTCTCCTCGATCGAGGAGAAGGGCACCGAGGACGAGGTCGACATCGACAGCATGATCGTCCGGATCAAGGCGCAGATGGACGCGCCGACCGACGGCGCCCCGGCCGCGGCCCCGGCGGCCGCTCCGGCCGCGGCGGCGCCCGAGGCCGAGACTCCGGTGTCGGTCGAGACCGAGGCGCCCGCCGCTCCCCGCCCCGCTCCCGAGCCGGTCGCCGAGCAGCGTCAGCCGCTCGGCCAGATCCTGGTCGAGGCCGGCGCGGCCCAGCCCGGCGACGTCACCTCGGCACTCCAGCAGCAGATCGAGGGCGACGAGCGCAAGCTCGGCACGATCCTGCTGGAGGAGGGCAAGACGCAGCCGGCCGCGGTCAGCGAGGCGCTCCAGTCCCAGGCACCGAAGCGGAGCATCGCGGACAGCGCCATCCGGGTCGACGTCGACCTGCTGGACACCCTGATGAACATGGTCGGCGAGCTGGTCCTGGCCCGGAACCAGCTGGTCCGCGGCGTGATGGAGATCGGCGACTCCGGCCTGGTGCGCAGCGCCCAGCGGCTCGGCATGATCACCAGTGAGCTGCAAGAGGGCATCATGAAGACCCGGATGCAGCCCATCGAGCACATCTGGTCCAAGTTGCCCCGAGTCATCCGGGACCTGAGCAACTCGCTCGGCAAGCAGGTCCAGCTGGTGATGGAGGGCAAGGAGACCGAGCTCGACCGGAGCCTGCTCGAAGCGGTCAAGGACCCGCTGACCCACCTGGTCCGCAACGCGGTCGACCACGGCATCGAGGACCCGGAGCGCCGGATCGCCGCGGGCAAGAACCCGGAGGGCACCCTGACCCTGCGCGCGTACCACGAGGGTGGGCACGTCGCGGTCGAGGTGGCCGACGACGGCGCCGGCCTGAACGTCGAGCGGATCGCGCAGAAGGCCGTGGAGAACGGGCTGCTCCGTCCGGAGCAGGTCCCGAACATGGACAAGCGCGACATCATGGCGATGGTCTTCCAGCCCGGCTTCTCCACCGCCGCCAAGGTCACCAACGTCTCCGGCCGCGGCGTCGGCATGGACGTGGTGAAGACCAACATCGAGAACATCGGTGGCGCGGTCAGCGTCGACTCGACGCCCGGCGAGGGTACGGTCTGGCGCCTCACCATCCCGCTGACCCTGGCCATCATCCAGGCGCTCACCGTCGACTGCGGTGACCAGCGGTACGTGGTGCCCCAGGTCGCGGTCCTCGAACTGGTCTTCGTCGACGGGCAGACCACCAAGGTGGAGTACGCCTCCGGCGCGCCGGTCTACCGGCTGCGCGGCAAGCTGCTCCCGCTGGTCCGCCTGGACCGCGCGCTCGGCCTGGAGGTCGGCGGCGACCAGGGCGTCTACATCATGGTGCTGCAAGCCGACGGCCGTCGGTTCGGCCTGGTCGTGGACCGGGTGCTGAACACCGAGGAGGTCGTGGTCAAGGCCCTGAACACCCGGTTCAAGGACATCGGCCTGTACGCCGGCGCCACCATCCTGGGCGACGGCAAGGTGGGCCTGATCCTGGACGTCTCCTCGCTGGCCCGGCGCTCGCACCTGGCGGTCGACTCGGAGCGCGAGAACGTCGCGGAGAAGCGTGGCGCGGGCACCGGCAACACCGAGCGGCTGCTGGTCACCGCGGTCGGCGAACGCCGGGTGGCGATCCCGCTGGACACGGTGACCCGGCTCGAGGAGTTCCCACGGGACCGGATCGAGCACGCCGGTTCCCGCGAGGTGGTCCAGTACCGCGGGCAGATCCTCCCGCTGGTGCGGTTGTCGCACCTGCTCGGGGCGTACGGCGAGGAGCTGGAGGGCGACACCGTGTCGGTGGTCGTCTACAGCGAGGGCGGACGGAGCGTGGCGCTCGTGGTCGACCGGATCGTGGACATCGCCGAGAACTCGACGACGGCGCGCCGGGACGCCGAGGAGGACGGCCTGGTCGGCACCGCGGTGATCCAGCAACGGGTGACCGAGCTGCTCGACGTGCGCCGGGCGATCCTCGCCGCCGACCCGAACTTCTACAGCGACGCATCCGACGAGATGTTGGTGGAGGCCTGA
- a CDS encoding CAP domain-containing protein, protein MFDKVVRRASALAAAPALLVLPAALFALPHAVHAQGPVVPGRPPSTSPGPATQPRTAAAPMTPNIAAAPAGAATPDPEKARARTLMHQVIRLTNRERARNGCPRLGVDHELILASVAQSYYMARTRLFSHVWRDGSTFAMRAERAGYRAPAGENIAWGYPTAREVMDAWMASPGHRANILNCGAKSIGAAIVYAADGTPYYTQVFGWR, encoded by the coding sequence GTGTTCGACAAGGTGGTACGCCGTGCCTCCGCGCTCGCGGCCGCGCCCGCGCTGCTCGTCCTGCCCGCCGCGCTGTTCGCGCTCCCGCACGCGGTGCACGCTCAAGGGCCGGTCGTCCCCGGCCGGCCGCCGAGCACGTCACCCGGTCCGGCGACCCAGCCGCGCACCGCGGCCGCGCCGATGACGCCGAACATCGCCGCCGCGCCGGCCGGAGCGGCCACCCCGGATCCGGAGAAGGCCCGCGCCCGCACCCTGATGCACCAGGTCATCCGGCTGACCAACCGGGAGCGGGCGCGGAACGGCTGCCCCCGCCTCGGGGTCGACCACGAGTTGATCCTGGCGAGCGTCGCACAGTCCTACTACATGGCCCGGACCCGGCTGTTCAGCCACGTCTGGCGGGACGGCTCGACCTTCGCCATGCGCGCCGAGCGGGCCGGATACCGGGCCCCGGCCGGGGAGAACATCGCCTGGGGATACCCGACCGCCCGCGAGGTGATGGACGCCTGGATGGCCAGCCCCGGGCACCGGGCCAACATCCTCAACTGCGGGGCGAAGTCGATCGGCGCGGCCATCGTGTACGCGGCGGACGGCACCCCGTACTACACCCAGGTGTTCGGCTGGCGCTGA
- a CDS encoding UDP-N-acetylmuramate dehydrogenase: MLAAYTTLRLGGPAGTVTTAVDTGEAIAAVRRATAGGRPLLVLAGGSNVVIGDAGFAGEVLVLRNRGVEVIAESAGEVVVRVASGEPWDTFVAYAVTRGWSGVECLSGIPGAAGSTPIQNVGAYGQEVAHTIAAVHAYDRIDDVQREMTPAECRFGYRSSVFKHNDRYLVTAVDFRLTREDLSSPIRYAELARQLGVEAGDRVPLELARETVLKLRAGKGMVLDPEDRDTWSVGSFFTNPVVSAAFFAELTAARGELPHWPGADGTVKIPAAWLIEHAGFPKGFAGAGVAISGKHTLALTNRGTGTTAALLELARTIRDGVRDRFGVELHPEPVLINCAL; the protein is encoded by the coding sequence ATGCTGGCGGCGTACACGACGCTACGCCTCGGCGGGCCGGCCGGCACGGTGACCACCGCTGTCGACACCGGCGAGGCGATCGCCGCGGTGCGGCGTGCCACCGCCGGGGGACGGCCGCTGCTGGTCCTGGCCGGCGGCAGCAACGTGGTCATCGGTGACGCCGGCTTCGCCGGCGAGGTGCTGGTGCTGCGCAACCGCGGGGTCGAGGTGATCGCGGAGAGCGCCGGCGAGGTGGTGGTCCGGGTCGCCTCCGGCGAGCCCTGGGACACCTTTGTCGCGTACGCGGTGACGCGCGGCTGGTCCGGCGTCGAGTGCCTGTCCGGCATCCCGGGCGCGGCCGGTTCCACCCCGATCCAGAACGTGGGCGCTTACGGCCAGGAGGTGGCGCACACCATCGCCGCGGTGCACGCGTACGACCGGATCGACGACGTCCAGCGGGAGATGACCCCGGCCGAGTGCCGTTTCGGCTATCGCTCCAGCGTGTTCAAGCACAACGACCGCTACCTGGTCACCGCCGTGGACTTCCGGCTGACCCGGGAGGACCTGTCCAGCCCGATCCGGTACGCCGAGCTGGCCCGCCAGCTGGGCGTCGAGGCCGGCGACCGGGTGCCGCTCGAGCTGGCCCGGGAGACCGTGCTCAAACTGCGCGCGGGCAAGGGCATGGTGCTCGACCCGGAGGACCGGGACACCTGGTCGGTCGGCTCGTTCTTCACCAACCCGGTGGTCTCGGCCGCCTTCTTCGCGGAGCTGACCGCGGCCCGCGGCGAGCTGCCGCACTGGCCGGGCGCGGACGGGACGGTGAAGATCCCGGCGGCCTGGCTGATCGAGCACGCCGGCTTCCCGAAAGGCTTCGCCGGTGCCGGCGTCGCCATCTCCGGCAAGCACACGCTGGCGCTGACCAACCGGGGGACCGGGACCACGGCCGCGCTGCTGGAGCTGGCCCGGACCATCCGGGACGGGGTGCGGGACCGGTTCGGTGTCGAGCTGCACCCCGAGCCCGTGCTGATCAACTGCGCGCTGTAA